One Aneurinibacillus migulanus genomic region harbors:
- the dapD gene encoding 2,3,4,5-tetrahydropyridine-2,6-dicarboxylate N-acetyltransferase — protein sequence MKEMNAQEIIEFIQKSEKKTPVKVHIKGDIEGIDFGANTKSFITGNVGVLFGDWKEIQATLEENKAKIEDYVVENDRRNSAIPLLDMKNIQARIEPGAIIRDQVEIGNNAVIMMGASINIGAVIGEGTMIDMNVVVGGRGTIGKNCHIGAGAVIAGVIEPPSAQPVIIEDDVVVGANAVILEGVRVGQGSVVAAGAVVIEDVPSNSVVAGTPARVIKTIDEKTKSKTEIKQELRQL from the coding sequence ATGAAAGAAATGAACGCACAAGAAATTATCGAATTTATCCAAAAAAGCGAGAAAAAAACTCCGGTTAAAGTACATATTAAAGGGGATATCGAGGGCATCGACTTCGGAGCCAATACCAAATCCTTCATTACAGGAAATGTAGGGGTACTGTTCGGTGATTGGAAAGAAATCCAGGCAACTTTGGAAGAAAATAAAGCAAAAATCGAAGATTACGTGGTGGAAAATGACCGCCGCAACTCTGCTATTCCGCTGCTGGATATGAAAAACATCCAAGCGCGCATCGAGCCGGGTGCTATTATCCGTGACCAGGTCGAAATTGGTAACAATGCCGTAATCATGATGGGTGCATCAATTAATATCGGAGCAGTCATCGGCGAAGGCACGATGATCGACATGAATGTAGTTGTAGGTGGCCGTGGTACGATTGGAAAAAATTGCCATATTGGCGCAGGTGCAGTTATTGCGGGTGTTATCGAACCACCGTCCGCACAGCCAGTTATTATTGAGGACGATGTCGTGGTAGGCGCCAATGCGGTCATCCTAGAAGGTGTGCGCGTAGGCCAAGGCTCCGTTGTCGCTGCAGGCGCGGTAGTTATCGAGGACGTTCCGTCGAACAGCGTAGTAGCAGGAACCCCTGCTCGCGTTATCAAAACAATCGACGAGAAAACAAAGTCTAAAACAGAAATCAAGCAAGAGCTTCGCCAACTGTAA
- a CDS encoding NAD(P)H-quinone oxidoreductase yields MKAVLVEENTHRLYIGESDEPIMGDDELLVSVQATALNRADLLQKRGLYPPPKGASDIMGLEMAGVVEKAGKNTTGFKPGDRVCALLPGGGYAERVTIPADMAIRIPDHFSFVQAAAIPEVFLTAYLNLFWLGGLRKDHTVLIHAGASGVGTAAIQLVREAGGTSIVTAGSEEKRRTCLDLGASLAIDYKEGPFKPKVKEAIDGQGVNIILDFIGASYWEQNLSCLAIDGRLIIIGTMGGSKVPEFNLGQLLSRRLQVIGTALRSRSVKDKIALTKEFVEFAMPRFADGRLKPIIDSVWDLEQIQEAHTYMENNKNIGKIVIQIQK; encoded by the coding sequence ATGAAAGCTGTACTTGTAGAAGAAAACACCCACCGCCTATATATCGGGGAATCAGATGAACCTATCATGGGTGATGATGAATTGCTTGTTAGCGTTCAAGCAACTGCTCTGAACCGTGCAGACCTTCTCCAGAAACGCGGCCTCTATCCTCCACCGAAGGGTGCTTCTGATATCATGGGCCTTGAGATGGCTGGTGTCGTCGAAAAAGCAGGCAAAAATACAACAGGCTTCAAACCTGGTGATCGTGTCTGTGCCCTTTTGCCAGGCGGTGGATATGCAGAGAGAGTGACCATTCCAGCCGACATGGCCATTCGGATTCCAGACCATTTTTCGTTCGTACAAGCAGCTGCAATCCCTGAGGTATTCTTAACAGCATATCTAAATCTATTCTGGCTCGGTGGCCTAAGAAAGGACCACACCGTACTTATTCATGCAGGTGCTAGTGGGGTAGGCACAGCTGCCATCCAATTGGTACGGGAAGCGGGAGGCACATCGATTGTAACGGCCGGAAGCGAAGAAAAGCGCAGAACATGCCTAGATTTAGGGGCCAGCCTGGCGATCGACTATAAAGAAGGTCCGTTTAAGCCTAAGGTTAAGGAGGCGATCGATGGACAGGGTGTGAACATCATTCTTGATTTTATCGGCGCCTCATACTGGGAACAGAACCTTTCCTGCCTAGCTATAGATGGAAGACTTATTATCATTGGCACGATGGGCGGCAGTAAAGTCCCCGAGTTCAATCTAGGTCAGCTTCTGAGCCGGCGACTACAAGTTATCGGCACAGCATTGCGTTCCCGTTCTGTGAAGGACAAAATCGCTCTAACGAAGGAATTCGTCGAGTTCGCCATGCCGCGCTTTGCAGACGGACGACTGAAACCTATCATTGATTCTGTCTGGGATTTGGAACAAATACAAGAAGCGCATACCTATATGGAAAATAACAAAAACATCGGAAAGATTGTAATACAAATTCAAAAATAG
- a CDS encoding NAD-dependent malic enzyme has protein sequence MKPFTSLGTSIILRLEMDVRKVNFVDIATAVGKANGDIVAMDVVQSSNEVTVRDYTINTKSRPQIDDVINNIEALPGVEIITVSDRTFLSHIGGKIEVRATRPIQNREDLSRVYTPGVASVCEAIAKDQSKAYKLTIKSNTVAIVSDGTAVLGLGDIGPYAAMPVMEGKAMLFKQLAKVDGFPICLDTKDTEEIIETIVRMAPAFGGINLEDISAPRCFEIEKALRERLDIPVFHDDQHGTAVVILAGLLNALKIVGKDIKDCKIVVTGMGAAGVSCTKILLSAGAKQVIGVDRDGILSRSVTYENPIWEEVSNITNPDNLQGELKDALIGADVFIGVSRGNILSKEMVQTMAKDPIVFAMANPNPEIDPEEAAGVVRVLATGRSDYPNQINNVLCFPGIFRGAFDCRATDINEEMKVAAAHAIASIISEEELNEQYIIPSVFNDRVVKNVRDAVVNAAIKTGVARKVPRDKRKKKTAE, from the coding sequence ATGAAGCCATTTACATCTTTAGGAACGAGCATCATTTTGCGTCTGGAAATGGACGTGCGTAAAGTGAATTTTGTTGATATAGCGACAGCAGTAGGTAAAGCGAACGGTGATATCGTAGCGATGGACGTTGTACAGTCATCCAATGAAGTTACGGTACGCGATTATACAATTAATACGAAAAGCAGACCACAAATAGATGACGTAATCAATAATATCGAAGCATTACCAGGCGTAGAAATTATCACGGTATCGGACCGTACCTTCCTGAGCCATATTGGCGGGAAAATTGAAGTGCGTGCTACACGTCCGATTCAAAACCGGGAAGACTTGTCTCGTGTCTACACTCCAGGTGTAGCCAGTGTGTGTGAAGCGATTGCGAAGGATCAGTCTAAAGCGTACAAGCTGACCATTAAAAGCAATACAGTCGCTATCGTAAGCGATGGTACAGCAGTGCTCGGCCTCGGTGATATCGGTCCTTACGCGGCGATGCCGGTAATGGAAGGGAAAGCGATGCTATTCAAGCAATTGGCAAAGGTAGACGGGTTCCCGATATGCTTGGATACGAAGGATACGGAAGAAATTATTGAAACGATCGTGCGTATGGCACCAGCGTTTGGCGGTATTAATTTGGAAGATATCTCGGCACCGCGTTGCTTTGAAATTGAAAAAGCATTGCGTGAGCGTTTAGACATCCCAGTATTTCATGATGATCAGCACGGTACAGCAGTCGTTATTCTGGCCGGTTTGTTGAATGCGCTGAAGATTGTCGGCAAGGATATCAAGGACTGCAAAATTGTCGTAACCGGCATGGGTGCCGCAGGCGTATCTTGCACTAAAATTCTGCTGAGTGCCGGCGCTAAACAGGTCATCGGTGTAGATCGCGATGGTATCCTGTCCCGCTCTGTTACGTATGAAAATCCGATCTGGGAAGAAGTTTCGAATATTACCAATCCTGATAATCTTCAAGGTGAATTAAAGGATGCTCTGATAGGTGCTGACGTATTTATCGGCGTGTCACGCGGTAATATTCTATCCAAAGAAATGGTGCAGACAATGGCGAAGGATCCAATCGTATTCGCCATGGCTAACCCGAATCCGGAAATCGATCCTGAAGAGGCGGCTGGTGTAGTGCGCGTTCTTGCTACCGGTCGTTCTGATTATCCGAATCAAATTAATAACGTGCTATGCTTCCCGGGTATTTTCCGTGGCGCGTTCGATTGTCGGGCTACGGATATTAATGAAGAGATGAAAGTCGCGGCTGCACACGCCATCGCTTCCATTATCAGTGAGGAAGAATTGAATGAACAGTACATCATTCCGAGCGTCTTTAATGATCGGGTCGTGAAGAATGTACGGGATGCTGTTGTCAATGCGGCAATCAAAACTGGTGTTGCCCGTAAAGTACCACGCGATAAGCGCAAGAAAAAAACTGCGGAGTAA
- a CDS encoding PilZ domain-containing protein yields MISVRHLNRRKEERQVFEIPLCSELTISSINKQSVSSGRVEICIKDVSIHGLRSISSLRFPVSENLLLKFQTRIMDNLITLSGKIVWRNSSPLKPSTYEYGVQLLHDEFTRSLFTKLYNDMGVWLKKMPFIPGCRFCNTESCSLYPIHKQKPQ; encoded by the coding sequence GTGATAAGTGTGCGTCATTTGAACCGAAGAAAAGAAGAACGACAGGTATTCGAAATTCCTCTTTGTTCTGAACTAACGATTAGTTCTATCAACAAACAAAGCGTTTCCTCTGGCAGGGTAGAAATCTGCATCAAGGACGTGTCGATTCATGGATTACGCTCCATCTCTTCTCTCCGCTTTCCGGTAAGCGAAAATCTCTTATTAAAATTTCAAACCCGGATTATGGATAATCTTATTACTCTGTCCGGAAAGATTGTTTGGCGCAACTCTTCTCCATTAAAACCCTCCACTTATGAATATGGTGTACAGCTTCTTCATGACGAATTTACTCGTTCATTATTTACTAAGTTATATAACGATATGGGTGTGTGGCTCAAGAAAATGCCTTTTATTCCCGGATGTCGCTTCTGTAATACGGAAAGCTGCTCTCTTTATCCTATACACAAACAAAAACCCCAATAA